The window ATATCTTCCCCATATATTGTGCTCAGCTCTTTGGTAAAGGAAAATTGAATTATATATGGAATTTTATCATTTAGCTCCTTCAAAGCTTCAATTGCGATTTGAACCTCATGTGTTGATGCAGCTGTCTCAAAGATTATTGCATCAACCCCTTCGTCCAAGAGAAAATAAAGCTGTCTTTTGTACACCTCTTTTGCTCGTCTAGCATCTATCTCAAAACCACTGCCAACCGGTTTCCCAAGCGGTCCAACACTACCTATGACATAAGCTTTATCGTCTCCTGCCTCTTTTGCAATCCTGACAGCATATCTGTTTATCCTTTCAACCTCGTTTTCAAATCCAAAAACCTTGAGCTTACACTCATTTGCACCAAAGGTATTAGTTTCAATACAACTTGCACCAGCTAAGATATAATCTGTGTGAATTTGCTTTACAAGCTCAGGATTCACTACATTTGCCCACTCAAGTGGAAAGTCCAGCGAAAATCCTCTGTTCAAAAGCTCTGTGCCCATTGCACCGTCAAAAATTATGTTTGACTGACTTTTTAAAAATTCTTCAAAGTTTTTCTTCAACTTGCAACCTCCTCATAATATTCTTAAATCTGTACCTTTACCGCACTTTCGCCGTGTATGTTTGACACAATTCCGTATACACCAAAGTAATACCTTTCGATAATATTTATATGAGATTCTGTTTCTGTATTAAAAATATAAGGTTTTTTTGAAAAGTCTTGAGATTCTATTAAAAATTCCTTTAAAATCTCAGGCTCTACATTCTCATCAATATCAACAAATATTGCATCTTCTTCAAGCCCTGCAAGTTCAAAGACAGCTTCGTTTGAAAAATCATTTGTGAGCTTGAATTCATATACACTAAATTTTTGAGAAATATCAAGCAATGAATAAATTGATGTTATGAACTTCTTCTGTGTGTCACTTTCAAATGAAACCTCTTTTCCTTTTAAAACCTTCGATATTGCTCTGATATACTCAGGGTTTGTGCCACAGCAGCCACCATAGAGCCTGACTCCATTTTCAACAAACTCTTCTGTCAAATTTACAAACTCAGGGATGCAGCTTTCATACACAGTCTTGCCATCAATCACCTTAGGCAGCCCTGCGTTTGGCTTTACTGAAAGCGGAATAAACGAAAAACCTTGCATCTGCTTTATAACTTCTAAAAGCTGCATCGCACCGCCAGAGCAGTTAGCACCAACAATGTCACAGCCAATTAAACTGAAATAATATGCTGCAACCTCTGGAGGAGTTCCCATCAAAAGCCTCTTGTTTTGTTCAAACGTAAGAGATACCAAACACGGTATATCTTTTTTAAACTCTTCTTTTACCTTTTTATATGCAAAAAATGCAGCCTTTGCTTCTTTTATGTCAGACATAGTCTCAATCGAAACAAAATCTGCTCCCGCTTGAATTCCACTCAAAATCTGTTCATAAAATATCTCTTCTGCCTCATCAAAGCTAAGATCACCTGAAGGGACAAAAAGCCTGCCTGTTGGTCCGACAGAGAGTCCAACATACCCGCCATAGTCTTTTGCAACCTCTTTTGCAAGCTTGACTGCACATTTGTTTATATCCTCAACCTCATTTTCAAGTCCATATTTTTTAAGCTTTTCTCTGTTTGCGCCAAAGGTGTTTGTCTCAACACAGTCAGACCCAGCTTCAAAGTACTGCCTGTGAATAGACGAAACTACATCCTGCCGTGTTACCGACCACAAATCAGGACATTCATCTTCTGTCAAGCCATTTTGAATAAGCTGAGTACCCATCGCCCCATCAAAAATTAATACCTTTTTGTAAAGTTCATCTTTCAACAATGCAAATACCATCCTCTCTTAACAATAAATTTTAAAAAAAGCTGCTTAAATTTTAAGCAGCCTCTTCAAAATACTTATTCAAGAACATCTTCACCATTCTCTTTTTGGCTTTCCTTTTTTGTCTCTTGCTGGGTAATTTCATCGGCAACCTGTTCGCTAAAATCCGAATGAATAAGCCTTAAAACAGCTTCCAATGCTTCTTTTTCATCCTCACCCTCAGTGATAATTGTTACTTCATCTCCATAGTCCACCATAAGCGACATTAAACCCATTATGCTCTTTGCATTGGCTCTCTTCTCATCTTTTTCTATTAAAATTAGAGATTTAAACTTACTTGCAACCTGAACAAGCAACGCTGCAGCACGAGATGTGATTCCCTGGGAATTTTCAATCTTAATGTGAAGGCTTTGCATATACTATTCCTCCTTTTCTAAGTTCCTCGGCAATTTTATC is drawn from Caldicellulosiruptor diazotrophicus and contains these coding sequences:
- a CDS encoding homocysteine S-methyltransferase family protein; amino-acid sequence: MVFALLKDELYKKVLIFDGAMGTQLIQNGLTEDECPDLWSVTRQDVVSSIHRQYFEAGSDCVETNTFGANREKLKKYGLENEVEDINKCAVKLAKEVAKDYGGYVGLSVGPTGRLFVPSGDLSFDEAEEIFYEQILSGIQAGADFVSIETMSDIKEAKAAFFAYKKVKEEFKKDIPCLVSLTFEQNKRLLMGTPPEVAAYYFSLIGCDIVGANCSGGAMQLLEVIKQMQGFSFIPLSVKPNAGLPKVIDGKTVYESCIPEFVNLTEEFVENGVRLYGGCCGTNPEYIRAISKVLKGKEVSFESDTQKKFITSIYSLLDISQKFSVYEFKLTNDFSNEAVFELAGLEEDAIFVDIDENVEPEILKEFLIESQDFSKKPYIFNTETESHINIIERYYFGVYGIVSNIHGESAVKVQI
- a CDS encoding HPr family phosphocarrier protein; this encodes MQSLHIKIENSQGITSRAAALLVQVASKFKSLILIEKDEKRANAKSIMGLMSLMVDYGDEVTIITEGEDEKEALEAVLRLIHSDFSEQVADEITQQETKKESQKENGEDVLE